A stretch of Solenopsis invicta isolate M01_SB chromosome 9, UNIL_Sinv_3.0, whole genome shotgun sequence DNA encodes these proteins:
- the LOC105201892 gene encoding negative elongation factor D: MESDYDDDRSGWGDEMNRSIDECSGEDTFDNPQEVLNECLDKFKTADYIMEPGIFAQLKRYFQAGGNPEQVIELLSKNYTACAQTANLLAEWLILAGVKVTDVQAMVENNLKDMILKTFDPKKADKIFTEEGETPAWLTEMIQHPTWRSLIYRLAEEYPDCLMLNFTIKLISDAGFQGEITSISTAAQQIEVFSRVLKTAIAGFLQNTENWQSSIQECAKMVCHGQHTYVYSQVLLQILAQESRGGFMMKRLSQEITKCAQQNRHDVTPITMALNGAASSPGACQALASMLSRNTLNPADITVLFRNYSAAEPPPIELLRNPQFLELLVDALFKPGVKINPEHKSKYIYLLAYAASVCETTVKKSNTRKINKDELKTTIQAIEKVHNICNINKGSTELIAELHTLYQSIRFPVVSVGVIRWVECTVTEPSYFKLCTEHCPVHLALLDEVVVCHSLLHPKILRLLVQLFESKQDELEILVQLEMKKMLIDRMVNLLSRGCVVPVVCYIKQCWQRGDTDVSLIRYFVTEVLEAIAPPYTSEFVQLFLPMVENEEITGTMRGESENDLVSEFIVHCKTHCPVGR, encoded by the exons atGGAGAGCGATTACGATGACGACCGTAGTGGTTGGGGAGACGAGATGAATCGGAGCATTGATGAATGCAGTGGGGAAGATACATTTGATAATCCACAGGAAGTTTTGAACGAGTGCTTAGATAAGTTTAAGACAGCTGACTATATAATGGAGCCTGGCATTTTTGCCCAACTTAAAAGATACTTTCAAGCTGGAGGAAATCCTGAACAAGTTATAGAATTGTTGTCCAAAAATTACACAGCTTGTGCACAGACTGCAAATCTACTTGCAGAATGGTTGATTCTTGCTGGCGTAAAGGTCACTGATGTTCAGGCAATGGTGGAAAACAATTTGAAGGATATGATTCTTAAAACATTTGATCCTAAGAAAGCAGACAAGATCTTTACAGAGGAGGGTGAAACTCCTGCCTGGTTGACGGAAATGATACAGCACCCTACCTGGCGATCCCTTATTTATAGACTCGCAGAGGAGTACCCAGATTGCTTAATGTTAAATTTCACTATCAAACTTATATCCGATGCTGGATTTCAAGGTGAGATTACAAGCATTTCAACTGCAGCTCAGCAAATTGAGGTTTTCTCGCGTGTGTTGAAGACTGCAATAGCTGGATTTCTTCAAAATACAGAAAACTGGCAGTCCAGCATACAAGAGTGTGCAAAAATGGTGTGCCACGGTCAACACACCTATGTGTACAGTCAAGTCTTGTTGCAAATTCTTGCACAAGAATCTCGCGGCGGTTTCATGATGAAAAGACTTTCCCAAGAAATCACAAAGTGTGCACAACAAAATCGACATGATGTCACCCCAATAACAATGGCCCTGAATGGCGCTGCTAGCAGTCCTGGAGCATGTCAAGCACTAGCTTCTATGTTATCAAGGAATACCTTAAATCCTGCTGATATCACAGtcttatttagaaattattctGCAGCAGAGCCACCTCCTATTGAACTGTTGCGCAATCCACAATTTTTAG AATTACTGGTTGATGCACTTTTTAAGCCCGGTGTAAAGATAAATCCTGAACATAAATCAAAGTACATATATTTACTGGCTTATGCAGCAAGTGTATGTGAAACAACTGTTAAAAAAAGCAACACTCGCAAAATTAATAAGGACGAATTGAAAACGACTATCCAGGCAATCGAGAAAGTACataacatatgtaatataaacaaaGGATCGACTGAGCTAATAGCAGAGTTGCACACTTTGTATCAAAGCATACG ATTTCCCGTTGTAAGTGTAGGTGTGATACGATGGGTAGAGTGTACTGTGACTGAACCATCATACTTCAAATTATGTACGGAGCATTGCCCTGTGCATCTTGCCTTACTGGACGAGGTTGTAGTTTGCCATTCTTTGTTACATCCAAAAATACTAAGATTACTTGTGCAGTTATTTGAAAGTAAGCAAGACGAATTGGAGATACTTGTACAA TTGGAGATGAAAAAGATGTTGATCGATAGAATGGTGAACTTGTTAAGCAGAGGCTGCGTAGTACCTGTTGTGtgttatattaaacaatgttGGCAACGTGGAGATACAGATGTAtctttaattagatattttgtTACCGAG GTCCTGGAAGCGATAGCCCCTCCATATACAAGTgaatttgtacaattatttttgcCAATGGTAGAAAACGAAGAGATTACTGGAACTATGCGTGGAGAAAGTGAAAACGATCTGGTTTCTGAATTTATTG TACACTGCAAGACACACTGCCCTGTTGGGAGATga
- the LOC105201893 gene encoding protein stunted isoform X1, with the protein MSAWRQAGLNYINYSQIAARLVRQALKADFRAEAVKRDEVNVRFTQWKDGKPVKKDA; encoded by the exons atgtcagcGTGGAGACAGGCAGGATTGAA TTACATCAATTATTCTCAGATCGCAGCTAGGTTAGTCAGGCAAGCTTTGAAAGCTGACTTTAGGGCAGAGGCTGTTAAACGTGATGAAGTCAATGTGAGGTTTACTCAATGGAAAGATGGGAAACCTGTCA aaaaagaTGCCTAG
- the LOC105201893 gene encoding protein stunted isoform X2, with translation MSAWRQAGLNYINYSQIAARLVRQALKADFRAEAVKRDEVNVRFTQWKDGKPVTEKM, from the exons atgtcagcGTGGAGACAGGCAGGATTGAA TTACATCAATTATTCTCAGATCGCAGCTAGGTTAGTCAGGCAAGCTTTGAAAGCTGACTTTAGGGCAGAGGCTGTTAAACGTGATGAAGTCAATGTGAGGTTTACTCAATGGAAAGATGGGAAACCTGTCA cTGAAAAGATGTGA